Proteins encoded by one window of Anderseniella sp. Alg231-50:
- a CDS encoding trimethylamine methyltransferase family protein — translation MSTETEAPSDATPARRSRRGGGGAEGRRAARLGGGIQAFSYIKRQIPLYEVLGEEGLSLIEANCEKVLQEIGIDFRDDAEALEMWKAAGADVKGERVRFPKGLVRSLIKTAPSQFTQHARNPARSVEIGGKNTVFAPVYGPPFVHDLNGGRRYATIEDFRNFVKLAYTAPAMHHSGGTVCEPVDIPVAKRHLDMVYSHIRYSDKPFMGSVTAPERAEDSVAMAKMVFGDDFVDNNCVLINLINANSPMVFDDTMVGALKVYARAGQASVVSPFILAGAMSPVTVIGTLTQVLAEASVGLAFSQLCRPGAPVVFGTFASSMSMQSGAPTFGTPEPAHVLFGAAQLARRLGVPFRSGGSLCASKLPDAQAAHESSNTVFPGVLAGVNFMLHAAGWLEGGLVSSYEKFIIDCDQLSMMQRFAGGVDLSENGQAMDAIEEVGPGSHYLGCQHTQRNFEDAFWRSGIADNNSFEQWLADGSMDAAQRANAIWTRQLNDYVAPDLDQAIDEQLGTFMEQRKSVLPDSVS, via the coding sequence ATGTCTACAGAAACTGAAGCACCGTCTGACGCCACTCCTGCACGCCGCAGCCGCAGGGGCGGTGGCGGGGCGGAAGGCCGCCGCGCGGCGCGACTTGGTGGTGGCATCCAGGCATTCAGCTACATCAAGCGCCAAATTCCGCTTTACGAAGTACTCGGCGAGGAAGGCCTGTCTCTGATCGAGGCCAACTGTGAAAAGGTATTGCAGGAAATCGGCATCGATTTCCGCGACGACGCCGAAGCGCTGGAGATGTGGAAGGCCGCTGGAGCCGATGTCAAAGGCGAGCGTGTCAGGTTTCCCAAGGGTCTTGTGCGATCACTGATCAAGACGGCGCCGTCACAGTTTACCCAGCATGCCCGCAATCCGGCCCGCAGTGTAGAGATTGGCGGCAAGAATACCGTATTTGCACCTGTATACGGCCCACCATTCGTGCATGACCTGAACGGCGGGCGCCGCTACGCGACCATCGAGGATTTCCGGAATTTTGTGAAACTGGCGTACACGGCACCGGCCATGCATCATTCCGGTGGCACGGTTTGCGAACCGGTCGACATTCCCGTCGCCAAACGCCACCTCGACATGGTGTACAGCCATATTCGCTATTCCGACAAACCTTTCATGGGTTCGGTCACCGCGCCGGAGCGCGCCGAAGACAGTGTCGCCATGGCCAAAATGGTTTTTGGCGACGATTTCGTCGACAACAACTGCGTGCTGATAAACCTGATCAACGCCAACTCACCCATGGTGTTTGACGACACCATGGTTGGCGCCTTGAAAGTATATGCACGTGCCGGGCAGGCAAGCGTCGTGTCGCCGTTTATCCTGGCAGGGGCCATGTCGCCGGTGACAGTGATCGGAACCCTGACCCAGGTTCTGGCCGAAGCGTCCGTGGGACTTGCGTTCTCGCAGCTGTGCCGTCCCGGAGCGCCGGTCGTGTTCGGCACGTTTGCCTCCTCGATGTCCATGCAGTCGGGTGCTCCGACGTTCGGCACGCCGGAGCCCGCACACGTGCTGTTCGGCGCTGCCCAGCTGGCGCGCAGGCTGGGTGTTCCGTTCCGTTCCGGCGGCTCGTTGTGCGCCTCGAAACTTCCCGATGCCCAGGCTGCCCATGAGAGCTCCAACACGGTTTTCCCCGGCGTGCTTGCAGGCGTCAATTTCATGCTGCACGCGGCCGGCTGGCTGGAAGGCGGGCTGGTATCCAGCTACGAGAAGTTCATCATCGATTGTGACCAGTTGTCGATGATGCAGCGCTTTGCCGGTGGTGTTGACCTGAGCGAAAACGGCCAGGCGATGGACGCCATCGAAGAAGTCGGGCCGGGCAGCCACTATCTCGGTTGCCAGCACACCCAGCGCAATTTTGAAGATGCGTTCTGGCGTTCCGGCATTGCCGACAACAATTCGTTCGAGCAATGGCTGGCGGATGGCTCGATGGACGCAGCCCAGCGCGCCAATGCAATCTGGACGAGACAGCTCAACGACTATGTCGCGCCCGATCTTGATCAGGCGATAGACGAGCAACTCGGCACGTTTATGGAACAGCGCAAGTCGGTTCTGCCCGACAGTGTCTCATAG
- a CDS encoding dihydropteroate synthase: MTRTLVASATKEVIIGFDQPFCVIGERINPTGRKKLAAELQAGDFSTVEKDALAQVACGATVLDVNAGVVYNSNPNPNETEPPLMRKMIELVQGLVDVPLCIDSSVPAALTAGLETCQGRPLLNSVTGEEERLESILPLVKKYNVPVVAISNDDTGISEDPDVRFAVAKKIVERAADFGIPAHDIVVDPLVMPVGAMGTAGLQVFALVRRLREELGVNTTCGASNISFGLPNRHGINNAFLPMAAAAGMTSAIMNPVQAAATPKKIEDRVAELAAMGIVIPEGIDMDALAPLIGLGSTKATPSKEIEAIKAADFLMDNDASGGNWIRFNKPPASANAPQGARGDREGRRRRRG, from the coding sequence ATGACCCGCACACTCGTCGCCTCAGCCACCAAGGAAGTCATCATCGGCTTTGACCAGCCGTTTTGCGTGATCGGTGAACGCATCAATCCGACGGGACGGAAAAAGCTGGCTGCGGAACTGCAGGCAGGGGATTTCTCGACCGTGGAGAAAGACGCGCTTGCACAGGTTGCCTGTGGCGCCACGGTCCTCGATGTCAATGCCGGTGTGGTTTACAACTCAAACCCGAACCCGAACGAGACCGAACCGCCCCTGATGCGGAAGATGATTGAGCTCGTTCAAGGGCTTGTCGACGTTCCGTTGTGCATTGACTCCAGTGTTCCCGCCGCTTTGACCGCCGGCCTTGAAACCTGCCAGGGCCGCCCGCTGCTGAATTCCGTAACGGGCGAGGAAGAGCGCCTCGAATCCATCCTGCCGCTGGTCAAGAAATACAATGTGCCGGTGGTGGCCATCTCCAATGACGACACCGGCATTTCGGAAGACCCCGATGTTCGCTTCGCCGTAGCCAAGAAGATTGTCGAGCGGGCCGCAGATTTCGGCATTCCGGCGCATGATATCGTGGTCGACCCGCTGGTCATGCCGGTCGGCGCAATGGGCACGGCAGGCCTTCAGGTGTTTGCCCTGGTGCGGCGCCTGCGTGAAGAACTTGGCGTCAATACAACCTGTGGCGCGTCCAATATATCATTTGGCCTGCCGAACAGGCACGGCATCAACAACGCCTTCCTGCCGATGGCGGCAGCGGCCGGCATGACGTCGGCCATCATGAATCCGGTACAGGCGGCCGCAACGCCAAAGAAAATCGAAGACCGCGTTGCAGAACTCGCCGCCATGGGAATCGTGATACCAGAAGGTATTGATATGGATGCGCTGGCTCCGCTTATAGGACTGGGATCCACCAAGGCGACACCGTCCAAGGAAATTGAGGCCATCAAGGCCGCCGACTTCCTGATGGACAATGATGCATCAGGTGGCAACTGGATCAGGTTCAACAAGCCGCCCGCCAGTGCCAACGCACCACAAGGCGCGCGTGGTGATCGTGAAGGACGCCGGCGGCGCAGAGGTTAG
- a CDS encoding virulence factor — protein sequence MAKLFITYWRDIPSQVTAKAGRNKAEKKMLSDRFQEAIDMAAMRSKAADSDDYLDEWRRGDPVDCGDDLMAAVTQTAEQLETDYDQDRIKALIASGGTA from the coding sequence ATGGCCAAATTATTCATCACCTACTGGCGCGACATCCCTTCACAGGTGACCGCCAAAGCCGGACGCAACAAGGCAGAAAAGAAAATGCTGTCAGACCGGTTTCAGGAGGCCATCGACATGGCCGCCATGCGCTCCAAGGCAGCAGACTCCGACGACTATCTGGACGAATGGCGCCGCGGTGATCCGGTTGACTGCGGCGACGATCTCATGGCCGCCGTCACCCAAACCGCCGAGCAACTTGAAACCGACTATGACCAGGATCGGATCAAGGCGCTTATTGCATCCGGTGGTACCGCCTGA
- a CDS encoding universal stress protein has product MFKKILVPVDLTHNELGVQMINLAKEIGGDSAEIILTHVVHDIPSYAAVEISGELLDKTHKWAKAELEKLAKDNNVSGPADLRHGSAGSAILEAATQHGADLVIIGSHKPGVADYFLGSTAGRVVRHAQCPVLVMR; this is encoded by the coding sequence ATGTTCAAGAAAATACTTGTACCGGTAGACCTCACTCACAACGAGCTTGGAGTGCAGATGATCAATCTGGCGAAAGAAATTGGCGGCGATTCCGCGGAAATAATCCTTACCCATGTGGTACACGACATACCTTCATATGCTGCGGTCGAAATTTCCGGCGAATTGCTGGACAAGACCCACAAATGGGCCAAGGCAGAGCTGGAAAAACTGGCGAAGGACAATAATGTATCCGGCCCCGCAGACCTGCGGCACGGCTCTGCCGGCTCGGCAATCCTGGAAGCTGCCACACAGCACGGCGCGGACCTTGTTATCATCGGCTCTCACAAACCCGGCGTTGCCGACTATTTCCTTGGCTCAACGGCCGGGCGCGTTGTGCGCCATGCCCAGTGCCCGGTCCTTGTCATGCGCTAA
- a CDS encoding methylenetetrahydrofolate reductase, whose protein sequence is MSIISHVSGGFAPGGNPRVSFEVFPARSTMQSDGMAELARVMRKYDPVFASVTYGAGGTSHQASFGTVGQLLGVDGLDVVGHLTCAGQSRAQTDAVIERYAAQGVKGILALRGDMPGISGPYQPHPDGYENGADLATAVINRGSLDTYVAAYPEVHPASGSGHACIANLKTKLATGAKAAITQFFFDNRDYFHFMEQVRAAGIYQPVVPGILLIHDFAKVASFAGKCKARIPDHLHAAFDGLAPHSTRHKALACELAAQQIMQLGAQGVDHVHIYSMNRPDLVDQTCGLAGIAQITEMAGAM, encoded by the coding sequence ATGTCGATAATTTCCCATGTGTCTGGCGGTTTTGCCCCTGGCGGCAACCCTCGTGTGTCGTTTGAAGTGTTCCCGGCCCGCTCAACCATGCAAAGCGACGGCATGGCAGAACTTGCCCGGGTCATGCGCAAGTACGATCCGGTTTTTGCATCTGTGACCTATGGCGCAGGCGGAACCAGTCATCAGGCGTCGTTCGGTACTGTTGGCCAACTGCTGGGCGTGGACGGCCTCGATGTGGTCGGACACCTGACATGTGCCGGTCAATCGCGAGCGCAAACCGATGCCGTGATTGAAAGGTATGCCGCACAGGGCGTGAAAGGCATTCTGGCCCTGCGCGGCGACATGCCGGGCATATCAGGGCCCTATCAACCGCACCCGGACGGGTATGAAAACGGCGCCGATCTGGCCACCGCTGTGATCAATCGCGGCAGCCTCGACACCTATGTCGCGGCCTATCCGGAAGTTCATCCGGCGTCCGGGTCCGGTCATGCCTGCATCGCCAATCTGAAAACCAAGCTGGCGACCGGCGCCAAAGCCGCCATCACCCAGTTCTTTTTCGACAATCGGGACTATTTTCATTTCATGGAGCAGGTTCGCGCAGCGGGTATCTACCAGCCTGTCGTTCCGGGCATCCTGCTGATCCACGACTTCGCCAAGGTGGCGAGTTTTGCCGGCAAATGCAAGGCGCGCATTCCGGACCATCTGCATGCCGCCTTTGACGGTCTGGCGCCCCACTCCACCCGGCACAAGGCGCTGGCGTGTGAACTGGCGGCCCAACAGATCATGCAACTGGGCGCGCAGGGTGTGGATCACGTTCACATCTACTCCATGAATCGTCCCGATCTGGTGGACCAGACCTGCGGGCTGGCCGGAATTGCCCAAATAACCGAGATGGCCGGTGCAATGTAG